The genomic DNA TACTGCGCGCGCTGCGCGAGGACCCGGCATTGAAAACGATTCCTGTCATGCTCCTCTCGGCGAGAGCCGAGGAGGAAGAGCGCATCGAAGGATTGGAGCACGGCGCGGACGACTATCTTATCAAGCCCTTCAGCGCCCAGCAGTTGCTGGCCAGGGTCGAAGCGCAGGTCAGGATGGCGACGTTCCGGCGCGAGAGCGAGCGGCGCTTGCGAGACTTTGCCGATACTGCGCCGGCTATGCTGTGGGTTACCGAGGCAGACGGGTCCTGCTCATTCCTTTCGCGAGGCTGGTACGAATATACCGGGCAGACCGAAGAAGAGGGACTCGGCTTTGGCTGGCTGAAGGCGGTGCATGCGGACGATCGTGAAGAATCCAGCCGCATCTTCCTGGAGGCGAATCGCAGACATGAGCCGTTCATCCTGGATTATCGGCTGCGCCGTGCTGATGGCGAATACCGCTGGTGCATGGATGCCGGTCGACCGCGTTTCGAGGAGAGGGGTGCCTTTCAAGGGTACGTCGGTTCGGTCATCGACATCACCGAGCGCCGCCTGGCCGAGCGGTCGATTAAAGAAAGCGAAGAGCGGCTTAGGCTGGCGATGGGGGCGGGTGATATGGGTGCCTGGGAGATCGATTTACGAAGCGGAACCGTCATATGGGACGCCAAACAACACCAAATTTTCGGCTGGCCTCAGGATCGTCAACCGAAAAATATGGAAGAATTCTATGCGCTTCTGCATCCCGATGATGTCGATCGGATCAAGCGCGCCGCTGTCGAGGGACTCACCGGTCGGTTCCATGAAGAATTTCGCATTCTTCGCGACGACGGAGCCGTTCGGTGGATCGCGGGTCTCGGTGCGACGCTGACGGATCAAGACGGGCGCCCCGTCCGAATGGTCGGCGTGAACTATGACATGACCGAGCGAAAAGAAGCGCAAGTCCGACTCGAACAATTTGCGGAGGAACTGGAGAGGCAGGTGACGGCCCGCACAGCGGAGCTTCTGGAGTCGCAAGCCCGCCTCCGCGCGCTCGGGAGCGAATTGAATCTGGTCGAGCAGCGTGAACGGAAACGCCTGGCCACCGAACTGCACGATCATTTGCAGCAGATGCTGGTCGTCGGCAAGCTGACGATTGCGCAAGGCAAACGCGTAGCGGGCGGCGTGCCCGCCTGTGAAACCGCCCTGAAAAAGGTCGATGACATCTTGTCGGAGGCATTGAACTATAGCCGGACACTGGTGGCGGAACTCAGCCCACCGGTGCTGCGTGATCATGGCCTGGCTGCCAGTCTCAAATGGCTCGCGGGGTACATGAAGAAAAAGCATGAACAAACCGTGAT from Nitrospira sp. includes the following:
- a CDS encoding putative histidine-kinase yields the protein MHEMTPPYSVLSTEAMRPRVLIADDNADMRDYVARLLAERFEVVAVADGRAALERARAMRREGRPPELVLSDVMIPQLGGFGLLRALREDPALKTIPVMLLSARAEEEERIEGLEHGADDYLIKPFSAQQLLARVEAQVRMATFRRESERRLRDFADTAPAMLWVTEADGSCSFLSRGWYEYTGQTEEEGLGFGWLKAVHADDREESSRIFLEANRRHEPFILDYRLRRADGEYRWCMDAGRPRFEERGAFQGYVGSVIDITERRLAERSIKESEERLRLAMGAGDMGAWEIDLRSGTVIWDAKQHQIFGWPQDRQPKNMEEFYALLHPDDVDRIKRAAVEGLTGRFHEEFRILRDDGAVRWIAGLGATLTDQDGRPVRMVGVNYDMTERKEAQVRLEQFAEELERQVTARTAELLESQARLRALGSELNLVEQRERKRLATELHDHLQQMLVVGKLTIAQGKRVAGGVPACETALKKVDDILSEALNYSRTLVAELSPPVLRDHGLAASLKWLAGYMKKKHEQTVIVIAPDGQDLKLPEGQVILLFQSVRELLINSSKHAGTGQATVVLEQRDGLLRIEVRDEGAGFDLAAAAAAAAGAPSVGLSSKFGLLSIQERMRALGGSFEIESAPGKGTTATLMLPLRSSAECSVPSAEPSGIAAHVRAKHWALRTQHSGLQQNPKIRVLLVDDHVMVRQGLRAVLDAYADVELIGEAGNGEEAVQLMDQLRPQVVVMDINMPKMNGIEATRHIKIKWPEITVIGISVNTGDDNGVAMKRAGATTILPKDTAVEQLHNAIQQAVTKGARPHVGFHAS